In the Fusarium oxysporum f. sp. lycopersici 4287 chromosome 9, whole genome shotgun sequence genome, one interval contains:
- a CDS encoding NADPH oxidase, whose translation MINDANADKDTITGLRSPTNFGRPNWDMIFRGIRKLHSPAEAGVFFCGPKGLGSSLHTYCNKYTEPGFSFVWGKENF comes from the exons ATGATCAACGATGCCAACGCCGATAAGGATACCATCACTGGTCTGCGCAGCCCAACAAACTTTGGCAGACCCAACTGGGATATGATCTTTAGAGGTATCAGGAAGCTGCACAGTCCTGCTGAGGCGGGTGTGTTCTTCTGTGGACCCAAGGGATTGGGAAGTTCGCTGCATACTTATTGTAACAAGTACACCGAGCCTGG ATTCTCTTTTGTTTGGGGCAAGGAGAACTTCTAA
- a CDS encoding hypothetical protein (At least one base has a quality score < 10): protein MLNDLCDVCPVTTSHLACDTLGQVNETAVHPVLPEDSNGRCANVGAERCNIWLNHTESSVDRPEEEENDEHVVSIPEALKVCSSRLLGRCENHTHQRNKHDIASPTRSRHKIGNQPAVDTKLILDGDLRKVIPVSNGMDPRPENDRPGGDDVEGDVLVELEDSIERCLSKERDEGSRDGEENDGDVDMKNQSG from the coding sequence ATGTTGAATGACCTTTGTGATGTATGTCCTGTGACGACCTCGCACCTCGCGTGCGATACGCTCGGCCAGGTAAATGAAACCGCTGTACATCCAGTATTGCCAGAAGACTCCAACGGCCGATGCGCCAACGTTGGTGCAGAACGGTGCAACATCTGGTTGAATCATACAGAAAGCTCCGTGGATagaccagaagaagaagaaaacgaTGAACATGTGGTGAGTATACCAGAAGCGCTCAAAGTTTGCTCGTCGAGGCTTCTCGGTCGATGTGAGAACCATACCCATCAGCGCAATAAGCATGACATAGCCAGTCCAACCAGGTCCAGACACAAAATTGGCAACCAACCAGCCGTAGATACCAAGCTTATACTTGATGGCGACCTGCGCAAAGTTATTCCAGTGAGCAATGGTATGGACCCAAGACCAGAAAACGATAGACCAGGCGGTGACGATGTGGAAGGTGATGTTCTTGTCGAACTGGAGGATTCCATTGAGAGGTGTCTGTCGAAGGAGCGAGATGAGGGTTCGAGAGACGGGGAAGAGAATGACGGCGACGTCGACATGAAGAACCAGAGCGGCTGA
- a CDS encoding hypothetical protein (At least one base has a quality score < 10), whose product MQLRRFLLLGMLLGAEATQLVARQNTNSDSAAAPSTDSSPASTAEADPTSDDSAATTAAEPTTAAQPTDDSSTADGSTTDGSSDGGSTTAEDVTVTKTVTVTDANAKTVSRQTTVMKTITSTVVVTSTAFDTKTVTSSDAETATTTTYVTSTKWANEKRALIWLLELSAVLNSLLLLCLPILLPPVLLLTSMLKSKVNTTVSEPSDEVFTNVPRPPLPLL is encoded by the coding sequence ATGCAGCTTCGACGATTCTTGCTTCTGGGTATGCTCCTCGGAGCCGAGGCCACTCAACTCGTTGCTCGTCAAAATACCAACTCCGACTCTGCTGCCGCTCCCTCAACCGATTCCTCTCCCGCGAGTACTGCTGAAGCCGATCCCACGAGCGACGACTCTGCTGCCACTACTGCAGCAGAACCTACTACCGCCGCCCAACCTACCGACGATTCTAGTACTGCTGACGGATCTACTACTGATGGATCTTCTGATGGAGGCTCAACTACAGCTGAGGATGTCACCGTCACCAAGACGGTGACTGTCACTGATGCCAATGCCAAGACCGTGAGCCGTCAGACTACTGTCATGAAGACAATTACATCCACTGTCGTCGTTACGTCGACTGCGTTCGATACCAAGACTGTTACTAGCAGCGACGCTGAGACCGCAACGACTACGACCTACGTTACCTCGACAAAGTGGGCTAACGAGAAGCGTGCCTTGATTTGGCTCCTCGAACTATCGGCGGTGTTGAACTCGTTGCTCCTGCTTTGCCTACCTATACTACTACCACCAGTGCTCCTCCTCACTTCAATGCTCAAATCGAAGGTGAACACTACGGTCTCCGAGCCTTCCGACGAGGTCTTCACAAACGTGCCACGACCACCACTACCGTTACTGTGA